From the genome of Amycolatopsis sp. NBC_01488, one region includes:
- a CDS encoding phosphoribosyltransferase gives MAEEREELSWELFGTASRELAHTIADDGFAPDLVLSIARGGLFVAGALGYALDVKNLHVMNVEFYTGVDQRLDLPVMLPPVPNVVDLTSKKVLIADDVADTGATLKLVRDFCLQHVAEVRSAVVYEKPHSTVKCEYVWRHTDRWINFPWSVLPPVVSREGQVLDA, from the coding sequence ATGGCCGAAGAGCGGGAAGAGCTGAGCTGGGAGCTGTTCGGCACGGCGAGCCGTGAACTGGCTCACACCATCGCCGACGACGGCTTCGCGCCGGACCTCGTCCTGTCCATCGCCCGCGGCGGCCTGTTCGTCGCCGGCGCGCTCGGCTACGCGCTCGACGTGAAGAACCTGCACGTGATGAACGTCGAGTTCTACACCGGCGTCGACCAGCGCCTCGACCTGCCGGTGATGCTGCCGCCGGTGCCCAACGTCGTCGACCTGACGAGCAAGAAGGTGCTGATCGCCGACGACGTCGCCGACACCGGCGCCACGCTCAAGCTGGTCCGCGACTTCTGCCTCCAGCACGTCGCCGAGGTGCGCTCGGCGGTCGTCTACGAGAAGCCGCACTCGACGGTCAAGTGCGAGTACGTCTGGCGGCACACCGACCGCTGGATCAACTTCCCGTGGTCGGTGCTGCCGCCCGTGGTCTCCCGCGAAGGCCAGGTCCTCGATGCCTGA
- a CDS encoding DUF6319 family protein, which yields MTVDVLTHDEETAEVPAPELSTAEATVTESASTSEEGSTEPAAEEAPKPKRGRPKGATASTAKKTRTVELTLTVTGTADGEWQAELKNGAKWVAKGLEIPAAAVSRAAKELHADLSGPIDEVINQAREAQAAKVAALEAELEKAKQALAELDA from the coding sequence ATGACCGTGGATGTCCTGACGCACGACGAGGAAACGGCCGAGGTCCCGGCTCCGGAGCTGTCCACCGCCGAGGCGACCGTCACCGAGTCCGCGTCCACCTCCGAGGAGGGCTCGACCGAGCCCGCCGCCGAGGAGGCCCCCAAGCCGAAGCGCGGCCGCCCGAAGGGTGCGACGGCGTCGACGGCGAAGAAGACCCGCACGGTCGAGCTGACCCTCACCGTCACCGGCACCGCCGACGGCGAGTGGCAGGCCGAGCTGAAGAACGGCGCCAAGTGGGTCGCGAAGGGCCTCGAGATCCCGGCGGCGGCCGTCTCGCGCGCGGCGAAGGAGCTGCACGCGGACCTGTCGGGCCCGATCGACGAGGTGATCAACCAGGCCCGCGAGGCGCAGGCGGCGAAGGTCGCGGCGCTGGAGGCCGAGCTCGAGAAGGCCAAGCAGGCCCTCGCCGAGCTGGACGCCTGA
- a CDS encoding peptide MFS transporter, whose protein sequence is MSTSTEVQQDTRFFGHPRGLANLFGVEMWERFSFYGMLGILPIYLYYKVEQGGLGLAQESALGIVGAYGGLVYLSAVVGAWVADRLLGSERTLFFSAVLIMIGHISLALLPGLAGIGVGLVCVALGSGGLKSNATAIVGTLYAEGDERRDAGFTIFYMGVNLGAFVGPLLTGLAQTEVGFHLGFGLAAIGMALGLIQYTLGRKNLGEKAKEVPNPLPSSHRLLAVGAVVVLVAAIVTLVLTGVVNPGNLADVVVWVVGVISVAYFVVILTSRKITGDERSRVFSFIPMFIASAAFFSLYQQQFTVVAAYTDQRLNRDLFGWPMPVSWVNSINPVFIIVFAPILAALWTKLGERQPSTPIKFVLGTVLMGVAFLLFLPMVGSGKNASPLLAMVGILFVFTIAELCLSPVGLSLSTKLAPEAFRTQMVALNFLSISFGTAMSGKLAEYYSVDDETPYFGTVGGVAIAIGLLLLAATPFIRKLMKGVH, encoded by the coding sequence GTGAGCACCTCAACCGAGGTCCAGCAGGACACGAGGTTCTTCGGGCACCCACGAGGGCTGGCGAACCTCTTCGGCGTGGAGATGTGGGAACGCTTCTCCTTCTACGGGATGCTCGGCATCCTGCCGATCTACCTCTACTACAAGGTCGAACAGGGCGGCCTGGGCCTGGCCCAGGAGTCGGCGCTCGGCATCGTCGGCGCGTACGGCGGCCTGGTGTACCTGTCCGCCGTCGTCGGCGCCTGGGTCGCCGACCGGTTGCTCGGCTCCGAACGGACGCTGTTCTTCAGTGCCGTGCTGATCATGATCGGCCACATCAGCCTGGCGCTCCTGCCCGGCCTGGCCGGTATCGGCGTCGGTCTCGTGTGCGTCGCGCTGGGCAGCGGCGGGCTGAAGTCGAACGCGACGGCGATCGTCGGCACTCTCTACGCCGAAGGCGACGAGCGCCGCGACGCCGGTTTCACGATCTTCTACATGGGCGTCAACCTCGGTGCCTTCGTCGGGCCGCTGCTGACCGGGCTGGCGCAGACCGAGGTCGGCTTCCACCTCGGCTTCGGCCTGGCCGCGATCGGCATGGCACTGGGCCTGATCCAGTACACGCTGGGCCGCAAGAACCTCGGTGAGAAGGCCAAGGAGGTGCCGAACCCGCTGCCGTCGTCGCATCGCCTGCTGGCCGTCGGTGCCGTCGTCGTGCTGGTCGCCGCGATCGTGACGCTGGTGCTGACCGGCGTCGTCAACCCGGGCAACCTCGCCGACGTCGTCGTCTGGGTGGTCGGCGTGATCTCGGTGGCCTACTTCGTCGTCATCCTGACCAGCCGCAAGATCACCGGCGACGAGCGCAGCCGGGTGTTCTCGTTCATCCCGATGTTCATCGCCAGCGCGGCGTTCTTCTCGCTGTACCAGCAGCAGTTCACCGTCGTCGCGGCCTACACCGACCAGCGGCTGAACCGGGACCTGTTCGGCTGGCCGATGCCGGTGTCCTGGGTCAACTCGATCAACCCGGTGTTCATCATCGTGTTCGCCCCGATCCTCGCGGCGCTGTGGACGAAGCTGGGTGAGCGCCAGCCGTCGACGCCGATCAAGTTCGTGCTCGGCACGGTGCTCATGGGTGTCGCGTTCCTGCTGTTCCTGCCGATGGTGGGCAGCGGCAAGAACGCCAGCCCGCTGTTGGCGATGGTCGGCATCCTGTTCGTCTTCACGATCGCGGAGCTGTGCTTGTCACCGGTCGGGCTGTCACTGTCGACGAAGCTCGCGCCCGAGGCGTTCCGGACGCAGATGGTCGCGCTGAACTTCCTGTCGATCTCGTTCGGCACGGCGATGTCGGGCAAGCTCGCCGAGTACTACTCGGTCGACGACGAGACGCCGTACTTCGGCACGGTCGGCGGCGTCGCGATCGCCATCGGGCTGCTGCTCCTGGCGGCGACGCCCTTCATCCGCAAGCTGATGAAGGGCGTGCACTAG
- a CDS encoding phage holin family protein, with translation MSSPKHERTGPDGVGAVPYLPLSSDTDVPGDQSIGRLVGDATQHISTLVRAEMELAKSELVGEVKKGLKGAVYFLIALTVFLYSTFFLFFFAAEGLAQWLRYRWIAFGIVFVLMLVVTLVAGFLGYRKVKKFKAPERTIASVKETAAALKPQKAPDADLTTTRD, from the coding sequence GTGAGCAGCCCCAAGCACGAACGCACCGGCCCCGACGGCGTGGGGGCCGTGCCTTACCTCCCGCTGTCCTCCGACACCGACGTCCCCGGCGACCAGTCGATCGGCAGGCTCGTCGGCGACGCGACCCAGCACATCTCCACCCTCGTCCGGGCCGAGATGGAACTGGCGAAGTCCGAGCTGGTCGGCGAGGTGAAGAAGGGCCTCAAGGGGGCCGTCTACTTCCTGATCGCGCTGACGGTCTTCCTCTACAGCACGTTCTTCCTGTTCTTCTTCGCGGCCGAGGGGCTGGCCCAGTGGCTGCGCTACCGCTGGATCGCGTTCGGCATCGTGTTCGTCCTGATGCTGGTGGTCACGCTCGTGGCCGGGTTCCTGGGCTACCGCAAGGTGAAGAAGTTCAAGGCACCCGAGCGGACGATCGCCAGCGTCAAGGAGACCGCCGCCGCGCTGAAGCCGCAGAAGGCGCCCGACGCCGACCTGACCACCACGCGCGACTGA
- a CDS encoding N-acetylmuramic acid 6-phosphate etherase: MMTVPTQAVHVDSPTETRNPRTTDIDLMSTAGILGAINAEDRTVAGAVAAVLPQVARAVDYAVDALRAGGRVHYVGAGTSGRLATLDAAELVPTFNVPADWFIAHHAGGERALRQAVENAEDDDGAGAAELAAMVQPGDFVLGLTASGRTPYVLGALLAASRQGARTGLVSGNPKAAKPAGVDVLIAVDTGPEAIAGSTRMKAGTAQKMILTSFSTATMIKLGRTYSNLMVSMRATNAKLRGRTIRILQEATGMTMADCSDALTEAGGDLKVALVHLLSGEDVKSAAKALHASGGHVRKALDLVRVRAS; this comes from the coding sequence ATGATGACCGTCCCCACGCAGGCGGTGCACGTCGATTCGCCGACCGAAACCCGCAATCCCCGCACCACGGACATCGACCTGATGTCCACCGCGGGGATCCTCGGCGCGATCAACGCCGAGGACCGCACGGTCGCCGGCGCCGTGGCCGCGGTGCTGCCCCAGGTGGCGCGCGCGGTGGACTACGCGGTGGACGCCCTGCGGGCCGGCGGCCGGGTGCACTACGTCGGCGCGGGGACGTCCGGGCGCCTCGCCACGCTGGACGCGGCGGAGCTGGTGCCGACGTTCAACGTGCCGGCGGACTGGTTCATCGCGCACCACGCCGGCGGCGAGCGCGCGCTGCGCCAGGCCGTCGAAAACGCGGAGGACGACGACGGGGCCGGCGCGGCCGAGCTGGCCGCCATGGTCCAGCCGGGCGACTTCGTGCTGGGGCTGACGGCGTCGGGCCGGACGCCGTACGTCTTGGGCGCGCTGCTGGCCGCGTCGCGCCAGGGCGCCCGCACCGGCCTGGTGTCGGGCAACCCGAAGGCCGCCAAGCCGGCGGGCGTCGACGTGCTCATCGCCGTCGACACCGGCCCGGAGGCGATCGCCGGCTCGACCCGGATGAAGGCGGGCACGGCGCAGAAGATGATCCTGACGTCGTTCTCCACGGCGACGATGATCAAGCTGGGCCGGACCTACTCCAACCTGATGGTCAGCATGCGGGCGACGAACGCGAAGCTGCGCGGCCGGACCATCCGGATCCTGCAGGAAGCCACCGGCATGACGATGGCGGACTGCTCGGACGCGCTCACCGAGGCCGGGGGCGACCTCAAGGTGGCGCTGGTGCACTTGCTGTCCGGGGAGGACGTCAAGAGCGCGGCGAAGGCACTGCACGCGTCGGGCGGGCACGTGCGCAAGGCGTTGGACCTGGTGCGAGTGCGCGCCAGCTAG
- a CDS encoding GNAT family N-acetyltransferase, translating to MSDWSTRPTLSGEHVRLEPLTPGHAKGLLEAGADPGIWAWLSIRQPGDLPAAERMVEEALADPARRAFAQIDVTSGRVAGTTSYYQVVEAHRILSIGHTWIGADWQRTGLNTEAKLVLLTHAFETLGAQRVAWETDLRNLRSQRAIERLGALREGVLRAHRIRPDGSSRDTVLYSMLAPEWPAAKARLNERLVTATRLAR from the coding sequence GTGAGCGACTGGAGCACCCGACCGACCCTGTCCGGCGAGCACGTCCGCCTGGAGCCGTTGACGCCCGGCCACGCCAAGGGCCTCCTCGAAGCCGGCGCCGACCCGGGCATCTGGGCGTGGCTGAGCATCCGGCAGCCGGGGGATCTTCCGGCTGCGGAGCGGATGGTCGAGGAGGCGCTCGCCGACCCCGCGCGCCGGGCGTTCGCGCAGATCGACGTCACGTCCGGCCGCGTCGCCGGGACGACGTCGTACTACCAGGTCGTCGAGGCGCACCGGATCCTCTCGATCGGGCACACGTGGATCGGCGCGGACTGGCAACGCACCGGGCTGAACACCGAGGCGAAGCTCGTCCTGCTCACGCACGCGTTCGAAACCCTTGGCGCGCAACGGGTCGCGTGGGAGACGGACCTCCGCAACCTGCGTTCGCAACGCGCCATCGAGCGACTTGGCGCGCTTCGCGAAGGCGTGCTGCGCGCGCACCGGATCCGGCCGGACGGCTCGTCCCGCGACACCGTCCTCTATTCGATGCTGGCGCCGGAGTGGCCGGCCGCGAAGGCACGGCTGAACGAACGCTTAGTCACCGCGACTCGCCTGGCTCGGTGA
- a CDS encoding cupin domain-containing protein, giving the protein MDEQVWQPLTTVEGRPLQGGEGRFRQLETAESGLAYLIHYPAGVASPTHAHDHDSIVYVLSGRLRGAVDGVEAELEPGDSVLHPRGVAHHVEALTDSMWVEFKSPLPGRPPIA; this is encoded by the coding sequence ATGGACGAGCAAGTGTGGCAGCCGCTGACGACGGTCGAGGGCCGGCCGCTCCAGGGCGGCGAGGGCCGGTTCCGGCAGCTGGAGACGGCGGAGAGCGGTCTGGCGTACTTGATCCACTACCCGGCCGGGGTGGCTTCGCCGACGCACGCCCACGACCACGACTCGATCGTCTACGTCCTATCGGGCCGGCTGCGGGGCGCGGTCGACGGCGTCGAGGCGGAGCTGGAGCCGGGGGATTCGGTACTGCACCCGCGCGGCGTGGCCCACCACGTGGAGGCCCTGACGGACTCGATGTGGGTGGAGTTCAAGTCGCCCCTGCCGGGACGTCCGCCGATCGCCTGA
- a CDS encoding HoxN/HupN/NixA family nickel/cobalt transporter codes for MADTEDSRRALSRREWVSIGGMAGFVLLLNVVGWVVLAAFVAPHHYALGTSGVFGIGLGVTAFTLGMRHAFDADHIAAIDNTTRKLMADGQRPLSVGFWFSLGHSTIVFALCLLLSLGVRALAGQVEDGSSALHNATGLIGTSVSGVFLYVIAILNLGVLIGILRVFRRMRHGEFDEAALEHQLDNRGLLNRVLRGATKAVRKPWHIYPVGLLFGLGFDTATEIGLLVLAAGAATFALPWYAILVLPILFAAGMSLFDTVDGCFMNFAYGWAFARPVRKIFYNLTVTALSVAVAFVIGTIELVSILADKLAITSGPLAAIASVNLDYVGFGIVGLFVLTWVIALAVWRFGRIEEKWSAKLSA; via the coding sequence ATGGCGGACACGGAGGACTCGCGGCGCGCGCTGTCGCGCCGCGAGTGGGTGTCGATCGGCGGGATGGCCGGGTTCGTCCTGCTCCTCAACGTCGTGGGCTGGGTCGTGCTGGCGGCCTTCGTCGCACCTCACCACTACGCGCTGGGCACCTCCGGCGTGTTCGGGATCGGGCTGGGCGTCACGGCGTTCACGCTCGGCATGCGGCACGCGTTCGACGCCGACCACATCGCGGCGATCGACAACACGACCCGCAAGCTGATGGCCGACGGCCAGCGCCCGCTGTCGGTCGGCTTCTGGTTCTCACTCGGGCACTCGACGATCGTCTTCGCGCTGTGCCTGCTGCTTTCCCTGGGCGTCCGCGCGCTGGCCGGGCAGGTCGAGGACGGCTCGTCGGCGCTGCACAACGCCACCGGCCTGATCGGGACGTCGGTGTCCGGCGTGTTCCTGTACGTGATCGCGATCCTGAACCTCGGGGTGCTGATCGGCATCCTGCGAGTGTTCCGGCGGATGCGCCACGGCGAGTTCGACGAGGCCGCGCTGGAGCACCAACTGGACAACCGTGGTCTGCTGAACCGCGTGCTGCGCGGGGCGACGAAGGCCGTGCGCAAGCCGTGGCACATCTACCCGGTCGGGTTGCTGTTCGGGCTGGGCTTCGACACCGCGACGGAGATCGGCCTGCTCGTGCTCGCCGCGGGCGCCGCGACGTTCGCCCTGCCCTGGTACGCGATCCTCGTGCTGCCGATCCTGTTCGCCGCCGGGATGAGCCTGTTCGACACCGTGGACGGCTGCTTCATGAACTTCGCGTACGGCTGGGCGTTCGCGCGGCCGGTGCGCAAGATCTTCTACAACCTCACGGTGACGGCGCTGTCGGTAGCCGTCGCGTTCGTCATCGGCACGATCGAGCTGGTGTCGATCCTCGCCGACAAGCTGGCCATCACGTCGGGTCCGCTGGCCGCGATCGCTTCGGTGAACCTGGACTACGTCGGCTTCGGGATCGTCGGGCTGTTCGTGCTCACCTGGGTGATCGCGCTGGCGGTGTGGCGGTTCGGGCGGATCGAAGAGAAATGGTCGGCGAAGCTGTCCGCTTAA
- the nhaA gene encoding Na+/H+ antiporter NhaA translates to MSRPLTEFARYLRTETTGGLILLGATAVALIWANSPLRDSYHALRDLRLGPELLHLNLSIGDWAKDGLLALFFFVAGLELKRELVIGELSRVKQAVLPVVAAAGGMVVPALVALGVGWGTPGIDRAWAIPVATDIAFALGVLALTASNLPSSARVFLLSLAVVDDLGAIIVIAVLFTTGFDLVAVGVAVVALALYAFLQHRRVRTPWLYVPLALVTWVAVHSAGIHATVAGVALGLLTRVRPDEGEAEAPALRLEHRLQPWSAAVAVPLFALFAAGISVDGGALASVFTTALPLAVLAGLLGGKVVGILGASLLAVKLGAAEKPRGMSWRDLAALSVLGGVGFTVSLLIAELALPGDASELAKAAVLIASAVASLLAAALLLRRSRVHARIADTL, encoded by the coding sequence GTGTCCCGCCCCTTGACCGAGTTCGCGCGCTACCTGCGCACCGAAACCACCGGCGGGCTCATCCTGCTCGGCGCGACCGCGGTCGCCCTGATCTGGGCCAACTCGCCGCTGCGCGACAGCTACCACGCACTGCGCGACCTCCGGCTCGGCCCGGAGTTGCTGCACCTGAACCTCAGCATCGGCGACTGGGCGAAGGACGGTCTCCTCGCCCTGTTCTTCTTCGTCGCCGGGCTCGAGCTGAAGCGCGAGCTGGTCATCGGCGAGCTGTCCCGCGTCAAGCAGGCCGTGCTGCCGGTGGTCGCCGCGGCCGGCGGGATGGTCGTGCCCGCGCTCGTCGCGCTCGGCGTCGGCTGGGGGACGCCGGGGATCGACCGCGCCTGGGCGATCCCGGTGGCCACGGACATCGCGTTCGCGCTCGGCGTGCTGGCGCTGACCGCGTCGAACCTGCCCTCGAGCGCGCGGGTGTTCCTGCTGTCGCTGGCCGTCGTGGACGACCTCGGCGCGATCATCGTCATCGCAGTGCTGTTCACGACCGGCTTCGACCTGGTCGCGGTGGGCGTCGCCGTCGTGGCGCTCGCGCTGTACGCCTTCCTGCAGCACCGCCGCGTCCGGACGCCGTGGCTGTACGTACCGCTCGCCCTGGTCACGTGGGTCGCGGTGCACTCGGCGGGCATTCACGCGACGGTCGCCGGCGTCGCGCTGGGCCTGCTCACCCGCGTCCGCCCCGACGAAGGCGAGGCCGAGGCACCGGCCTTGCGGCTCGAGCACCGGCTCCAGCCGTGGTCGGCGGCGGTCGCCGTGCCGCTGTTCGCGCTGTTCGCGGCCGGGATCTCGGTCGACGGCGGCGCACTGGCCTCGGTGTTCACGACGGCGTTGCCGCTCGCCGTGCTCGCCGGGCTGCTCGGCGGCAAGGTCGTCGGCATCCTCGGCGCGAGCCTGCTCGCGGTGAAACTCGGCGCGGCCGAGAAACCTCGAGGGATGAGCTGGCGGGACTTGGCCGCGTTGTCCGTGCTCGGCGGTGTCGGGTTCACGGTCAGCCTGCTGATCGCGGAGCTGGCCCTCCCCGGCGACGCGAGCGAGCTGGCGAAGGCGGCGGTGCTGATCGCGTCGGCCGTGGCGTCCCTGCTGGCGGCGGCCTTGCTACTTCGCCGTAGCCGGGTACACGCAAGAATCGCCGACACACTGTGA
- the acs gene encoding acetate--CoA ligase: protein MTEQSPALDNLLTESRTFPPSDEFAGQANAKADLYAEADADREAFWAKQAERLTWDTKWTTVLDWTNAPFAKWFVGGKLNVAYNCVDRHVESGHGDQVAIHWVGEPGDTRDITYAELKTEVSKAANALASLGVTAGDVVAIQLQMVPEAIFAMLACARIGALHNVVFGGFSPTALRARVDDAAAKVVITSDGQFRRGKAAPMKANVDEALEGAETVEKVIVVKRTGDKLEGDVPWTDGRDLWWHELVDGQSEEHTPEAFDSEHPLFILYTSGTTGKPKGILHTSGGYLTQTAYTHHNVFDHKAGEDVYWCTADIGWITGHSYIVYGPLANRVTQVVYEGTPNTPHEGRHWEIVQKYQVSLYYTAPTLIRTFMKWGAEIPEKYDLSSLRVLGSVGEPINPEAWIWYRENIGAGKTPIVDTWWQTETGAIMISPLPGVTSTKPGSAQKALPGISAKVVDDTGTEVGPGGGGYLVLDKPWPSMLRGVWGDEERFRDTYWSRFKDQGFYFAGDGAKYDNDGDVWLLGRVDDVMNVSGHRISTTEVESALVSHPTVAEAAVVGATDPTTGQGIVAFVILRGNAVDGGEEAIQALRNHVAKEIGPIAKPRQIMVVPELPKTRSGKIMRRLLRDVAENRQVGDVTTLADSSVMDLISSGLKSGKSEE, encoded by the coding sequence ATGACCGAGCAGTCCCCAGCCCTGGACAACCTGCTCACCGAGAGCCGTACGTTCCCGCCCAGCGACGAATTCGCTGGCCAGGCCAACGCGAAGGCCGATCTCTACGCCGAGGCGGATGCCGATCGCGAAGCGTTCTGGGCGAAGCAGGCGGAGCGGCTGACGTGGGACACGAAGTGGACCACGGTACTGGACTGGACCAATGCGCCGTTCGCGAAGTGGTTCGTCGGCGGCAAGCTGAACGTCGCGTACAACTGCGTCGACCGCCACGTCGAGTCCGGGCACGGCGACCAGGTCGCGATCCACTGGGTCGGCGAACCGGGTGACACGCGGGACATCACCTACGCCGAGCTGAAGACCGAGGTTTCCAAGGCCGCCAACGCACTCGCGTCCCTCGGCGTCACCGCCGGCGACGTCGTCGCGATCCAGCTGCAGATGGTCCCCGAGGCCATCTTCGCGATGCTGGCGTGCGCGCGGATCGGCGCGCTGCACAACGTCGTCTTCGGCGGCTTCTCGCCGACGGCGCTGCGGGCCCGCGTCGACGATGCCGCCGCGAAGGTCGTCATCACCTCCGACGGCCAGTTCCGCCGCGGCAAGGCCGCGCCGATGAAGGCCAACGTCGACGAAGCGCTCGAAGGCGCCGAAACCGTCGAGAAGGTCATCGTCGTCAAGCGCACGGGCGACAAGCTCGAGGGCGACGTCCCGTGGACCGACGGCCGCGACCTCTGGTGGCACGAACTCGTCGACGGACAGTCCGAAGAGCACACTCCCGAAGCCTTCGACAGCGAGCACCCGCTGTTCATCCTCTACACGTCGGGCACGACCGGGAAGCCGAAGGGCATCCTGCACACCTCCGGCGGCTACCTGACGCAGACGGCGTACACGCACCACAACGTCTTCGACCACAAGGCCGGCGAAGACGTCTACTGGTGCACCGCGGACATCGGCTGGATCACCGGCCACAGCTACATCGTCTACGGCCCGCTCGCCAACCGCGTCACGCAGGTCGTCTACGAAGGCACGCCGAACACCCCGCACGAGGGCCGGCACTGGGAGATCGTCCAGAAGTACCAGGTCTCCCTCTACTACACCGCACCGACGCTGATCCGCACGTTCATGAAGTGGGGCGCGGAAATCCCGGAGAAGTACGACCTGTCGTCGCTGCGGGTGCTGGGCTCGGTCGGCGAGCCGATCAACCCCGAGGCGTGGATCTGGTACCGCGAGAACATCGGCGCGGGCAAGACCCCGATCGTCGACACGTGGTGGCAGACCGAGACCGGCGCGATCATGATCTCGCCGCTGCCGGGTGTCACCTCGACCAAGCCGGGCTCGGCGCAGAAGGCGCTGCCGGGCATCTCCGCGAAGGTCGTCGACGACACCGGCACCGAGGTCGGGCCCGGCGGTGGCGGGTACCTGGTGCTCGACAAGCCGTGGCCGTCGATGCTGCGGGGCGTCTGGGGCGACGAGGAGCGCTTCCGCGACACGTACTGGTCGCGCTTCAAGGACCAGGGCTTCTACTTCGCCGGCGACGGCGCGAAGTACGACAATGACGGTGACGTCTGGCTGCTGGGCCGCGTCGACGACGTGATGAACGTGTCCGGCCACCGCATCTCGACCACCGAGGTCGAGTCGGCACTGGTGTCGCACCCGACGGTGGCCGAGGCCGCGGTCGTCGGCGCGACCGACCCGACGACCGGCCAGGGCATCGTCGCGTTCGTCATCCTCCGCGGCAACGCCGTCGACGGGGGCGAGGAGGCCATCCAGGCACTGCGCAACCATGTCGCGAAGGAGATCGGGCCGATCGCGAAGCCGCGGCAGATCATGGTCGTGCCGGAGCTGCCGAAGACGCGCTCGGGCAAGATCATGCGCCGGCTGCTGCGCGACGTCGCGGAGAACCGCCAGGTCGGCGACGTCACCACGCTGGCCGACTCGTCGGTGATGGACCTGATCTCGTCGGGCCTGAAGTCGGGCAAGTCCGAGGAGTGA
- a CDS encoding oxidoreductase has protein sequence MPDPLKPLLDLEGVAAAAKSAQDAVFAVHRLPANLRGGAATAAEASVRAARASAGIEGANPELPADGAVADPVLAGALRVAETLETLLPTWRRAPMQALARMHVLAAADLVDDPDALGRPHSGGGRLELLAQLVTGATSVPGPVLTAVVHGELLALKPFGSADGIVARAAARLTMVATGLDPKALSIPEVAFFRRVPRYLEAAEGFASGTPEGVRAWLLFNCEAFEAGAREAKSISDAAS, from the coding sequence ATGCCTGATCCGCTGAAGCCCCTCCTCGACCTCGAAGGCGTCGCGGCGGCCGCGAAGTCCGCGCAGGACGCCGTGTTCGCGGTCCACCGCCTCCCCGCGAACCTTCGCGGCGGCGCGGCGACCGCTGCCGAAGCGTCGGTCCGCGCGGCGCGGGCGTCGGCGGGGATCGAGGGCGCGAACCCGGAACTGCCCGCCGACGGCGCGGTGGCCGACCCGGTCCTGGCGGGCGCGCTGCGCGTCGCGGAGACGTTGGAGACGCTGCTCCCGACGTGGCGCCGCGCGCCCATGCAAGCCTTGGCGCGCATGCACGTTCTCGCCGCGGCGGACCTCGTCGACGACCCGGATGCGTTGGGGCGCCCGCATTCCGGCGGCGGCCGCCTCGAACTGCTCGCCCAGCTCGTGACGGGCGCGACGTCGGTACCGGGCCCCGTCCTGACCGCCGTCGTGCACGGAGAACTGTTGGCGCTCAAGCCGTTCGGCAGCGCGGACGGCATCGTGGCCCGCGCCGCGGCCCGGCTGACGATGGTCGCGACGGGCCTGGACCCGAAAGCCTTGAGCATTCCCGAAGTCGCGTTCTTCCGCCGCGTTCCGCGTTATCTCGAAGCGGCGGAAGGATTCGCGAGCGGGACGCCGGAAGGCGTACGCGCGTGGCTGCTCTTCAACTGCGAAGCATTCGAAGCGGGGGCGCGCGAAGCGAAGAGCATTTCGGATGCGGCTTCTTAA
- a CDS encoding VIT1/CCC1 transporter family protein, with translation MTETIDGDAVEHAHEPHEGVGGKLNWLRAGVLGANDGIVSVAGIVVGVAGATTESTTILTAGIAGLVAGAFSMAGGEYVSVSTQRDTEQALLRLEKQELKTMPEAEERELAEIYERKGLSPELAGRVARELTDNDALQAHAEAELGIDPDNLTSPWQAAWASLIAFSVGALLPLLSIAWAGVSLRVWACAAAVVVGLTLTGWISARLGDANVGRAILRNVGVGALTMVVTYFVGVLFGVTVG, from the coding sequence GTGACCGAAACGATCGACGGCGACGCCGTGGAACACGCCCACGAACCGCACGAGGGCGTGGGCGGCAAGCTGAACTGGCTGCGGGCCGGGGTTCTCGGGGCGAACGACGGGATCGTGTCCGTCGCCGGGATCGTCGTCGGCGTGGCCGGCGCGACCACCGAAAGCACCACGATCCTCACCGCCGGAATCGCCGGGCTCGTCGCCGGCGCCTTTTCCATGGCCGGCGGGGAATACGTCTCGGTGAGCACCCAGCGCGACACCGAACAGGCCTTGCTCCGGCTGGAAAAGCAGGAGCTCAAGACGATGCCGGAGGCCGAGGAGCGCGAGCTCGCCGAGATCTACGAGCGGAAAGGGCTTTCGCCGGAGCTGGCCGGCCGGGTCGCCCGCGAGCTGACCGACAACGACGCCCTGCAGGCGCACGCGGAGGCCGAGCTGGGCATCGACCCGGACAACCTGACCAGTCCGTGGCAGGCGGCGTGGGCGTCGCTGATCGCGTTCTCCGTCGGCGCGCTGCTGCCGCTCCTGTCCATCGCCTGGGCCGGCGTCTCCCTGCGGGTGTGGGCGTGCGCGGCCGCGGTCGTCGTCGGCCTCACGCTGACCGGATGGATCAGCGCGAGGCTCGGCGACGCGAACGTGGGGCGCGCGATCCTCCGCAACGTCGGGGTCGGCGCCCTCACGATGGTGGTGACCTACTTCGTCGGAGTGCTCTTCGGCGTCACCGTCGGATGA